CCCGGCGGCGACGGCTTCCTGTCCGTCATCACCCCCAACTCCCCCGTGGGCCGCGCCCTGCTGGGCCGCCGCGCCGGGGACACCGTGGAGGTGACGCTCGCGGGCGAGGTGCGGGAGTGGACGGTGCTGGAGGTGGCCTGACGGCCGGGGCTCAGGACGGCTCCGGCTCCGGCTCCGGCGCGGGCTCCAGGTCCGCCGTCGGGCCCGGCGCCGCGTGCGCGGTGAGCCACTCCTCCGGGATGTCGCCCCGGGGCAGCTCCAGGATGAACGTGGAGCCCTGCCCGGGCTCGCTGGTGGCGCGCACCTTGCCGCCGAACGCTTCGACAATCTGGCGGGTGATGTAGAGGCCCAGGCCCAGGCCGCCGTAGTGCCGGTCGCTCACCGCGCGCTCGAAGCGCTCGAAGATGCGCGCCAGGTCCTCCGGCGCGATGCCGATGCCGTGGTCCTTCACCGTGAGCCGCGCCAGCGTGCCGTGGCCCTCCACGCCCAGCACCACCGGGTGGCCCGCGCCGTACTTGAGCGCGTTGGACACCAGGTTCGTCACCACCTGCTCCAGCCGCAGCCGGTCCCACCGGCCCACCACCGGCACCGGCGCGTTCAGCTCCAGCTCCGTGCCGTGCTGCGCCGCCGCCGGGGCGAAGCGGTAGAGGATCTCCGCCGCCACGCTCGCCAGGTCCAGCTCCTCCAGTTCCAGCCGCAGCCGGCCCGCCGTGATGCGCGACACGTCCAGCAGGTTGTCCACCAGCCCGGACAGCCGGCGCACCTGGCGCTGCACCACGTCCAGCGTCTCCGCGACCTTCTCCGTGGGCACGGGCCTGCCCTCGCGCGCCAGCACCACCACCTGCTTCTGGAGCAGCTGCACCTTGAGGCTCAGCGGCGTGAGCGGCGTCTTCAGCTCGTGGCTCGCGATGCCCAGGAACTCGTCGCGCTGGCGCACCGCCTCGCGCGCCTCGCGCAGCAGCCGCGCGTTCTCCAGGTAGAGCGCGGTGCGGTGGGCCAGCTCCGACAGGAAGCGCTCCTCGTCCGCGTCGAAGGCGCGCAGCACGTTGGAGCGCAGCAACATCAGCGCGCCCAGCATGCCGCCGCGCGCGCCCAAGGGAACGCTCAGGCACCCGTGCGGCCCCACCTCGCGCAGCAGCCGCGCGTGCTCCGCGTCCCGCGCGATGGCCGCCACGTGCTCCTCCGACAGGATGGGCAGGCGGCCCACCGCGCCGGAGACGAACACCTCCGGCAGCTCCCCTGGCAAGGAGGAGTCCGGCGGGTAGCGGCCGAGCAGCTCCCTCAGGAGCGCGTGCCGGCCCGCGTCCGCGTGCAGGGACGCCACCACGCGCACGGGCTCGCCCGGCGCCTTCAGGATGAGCAGCGCGCCGTCGCCCAGCGCGGGCACCAGCAGCTTGAGCAGCGGTTCGAGCTGCGCCTCCGCGTCCACCGCTTCGCCCAGCAGCGCGCCCGCCTCCGCCAGCAGCCGCGACGCATCCAGCACCGCGCCGGGCAACGCCTCCACGCCGTGCGTGCGCAGGAGCGCCGCCGCGACCTGCCCGTCCCCGCCCTTCACCGGCACCGCGGTGGCCCGCAGGAACGCGCGCGTCCCGTCCGGCCGGAGCACCTCCCACACCGACGCGTCCACCTGCTCGCCCGCCAGCGCCCGCGCCAGGGGCGACTCGTGCGACGGCAGCGGTGTGCCGTCCGCGCGCACCCATTCACACCCGGGCAGGCGGCCATGCTCCACGCGGGCAGGGGCCGGAATGCCGAAATGAAACGCAGCCTGCGTGTTGAAGGCGAGGACCGCGCCGGTCCGTTCGATGAGGATCCACCCTTCCGCTTCCGCTTCCGCGCCCGCGACACGCACGGGCAGGCCTTGCTCCGCCAGACCCTGCGTCAACGCCGCGTCAGCGGAGGGCTCAGGGACCCCGTCGGGGGACGGGTCCGGGCAGCTGGAGGAAGACGTGACGCCGGAGGACATGCTGGGGCTTTCCGCACGCATCATGGTGTCATCTCCGCCTCCCGGGAAGGAAGACAGACCCCAAGGCCCGCCCCATCACCATCAAGCACACGGAATGCTTCCCGTCATCCCGCTCTTCCCACGGGCCCCCTTGCCTGCATGGCGGCGATCCTCAATCGTTCGACTGTCCACGTCCGCGACCCATGAAGTTCTGTTCGCACGGCGAAGTTCTTCCACCGCGAGTCTCCTGAATGCAGATGCCGTTCATCCGCCCTGACGGGACCCCCAGCGAGCGGCGCTTCCGGCAGGTCATCGACACGCTCCAGGAGGTCGTCTTCCAGACGGACACGGAGCGTCGCTGGGTCTTCCTCAATCCCGCGTGGACCGAGGTGACGGGCTTCCCGGTGGAGGAGTGCCTGGGCCGGTCCGCCATGGACTTCGTGCACCCGGACGACCAGACGCGCACGCTGGAGGTGTGCTCGTCCCTGCTCACGCGCGAGCGCGAGTTCGTCCAGCACGAGGTGCGCTACCTCACGCGCGACGGCGGCTTCCGCTGGGTGGCGGTGTTCGCCCGGGTGACGGTGGACGAGGACGGCGCGCTGCTGGGCATGGCGGGCACGCTCAACGACATCACGGAGAGCAAGCACACGAGCGATGCGCTCGCCCGCCGGGAGCGCTACCTCACCGCCCTGGTGGACATGCAGCAGCGGCTGCTGTCGGTGCCCCCGGGCGGGGACCTGTACGGGCCCGCGCTGGCGCCGCTGGGCCAGGCGTCGGGCGCCAGCCGCGTCTACGTCTTCGAAACGCACCTCAACGCGCAGGGCGCGCTCATGTGCAGCCAGCGCGCGGAGTGGTGCGCCCCTGGCGTGGCCGCGGAGCTGGACAACGCGCTGCTCCAGGAGCTGCCGATGCGGCCGACCCTGGAGCGCTGGGTCCCCATCCTGGAGCGCGGCGAGGTGGTCACCGGGCGCGTGGCGACCTTCCCCGCCTGTGAGCGGGAGCTGTTGGAGCCCCAGAACATCCTCACGCTGCTGGTGCTGCCCCTGCGCATGCAGGGCCGGCTCGTCGGCTTCGTGGGCTTCGACAACTGCTTCGAGGCGCGCGAGTGGGACCGGCTGGAGGTGGACCTGCTGTCCGCGGCCAGCGGCGCCATCTCCGTGGCGCTGGAGCGGCGTGAGTCCGAGCGGGCGCTGCGCGAGCGCGAGCGCCGCTTCCGCCAGCTCGCGGAGAACGCGTCGGACGTGCTGTACCTCTACCGCCGGGAGCCGCCGCGCGGCTTCTCCTACGTGAGCCGCGTGGCCCGCACCAAGCTGGGCCTGGGGCCGGAGGCGCACTACGCGGATCCGGAGCTGTGGTACCGCCAGGTGCACCCGGAGGACCGGCCCGCGCTGGAGCGCCTGCTGGAGTCGCCCCGGAGCTCCGACGGCGCGCCGGTCGTGCTGCGCTTCCTGCTCCCCGACGGGCGCACCCTGTGGCTGGAGCACGTGGTGGCGCCGGTGACGGACGCGAGCGGCCGGGTGGTGGCGGTGGAGGGCCTGGCGCGCGACATCACCGAGCGGCGCGAGGTGGAGGAGGCGCTGAAGCGCTCCGAGGCCAGCCTGCGCGCGCTGATGGAGGGCTTCCCGGACGCGGCGGCCATCGAGCGCGACGGCCACATCGTCTACGCCAACGCGGTGCTCGTCACCACGCTGGGCTTCGAGCGCGCGGAGGAGCTGGTGGGCCGCCGGCTGTCGGAGTTCCTGGCGGACGTGCCGGGCACGGGCACGCCGCCCGCCGCCACGGCGCCGCTCACCAGCGAGCGGCGGCTGGTGCTGCGCGACGGGCGCACGCGCGTGGTGGAGCTGGCGTCGCTGCCCCTGCGGTTCGACGGGCAGCCGGCGGTGGTGTCCATCGCGCGGGACGTGACGGAGCAGCGCCAGCTCCAGGCGCGGCTGACGCTGGCGGACCGGCTGGCGTCGGTGGGCACGCTGGCGGCGGGCATCGCGCATGAAATCAACAACCCGCTGGCCTTCGTGCTCTCCAACCTGGCCTTCCTGTCGGACGAGTTCCGCCACCACCTGACGCCCTCCGCCTCCCGCGGGGTGCGCCCCCCGGACGTGGCCGAGTGGCAGGAGGTGCTGGGCGAGGCGTGCGAGGGCGCCGAGCGCGTGCGGCAGATCGTCCGCCAGCTGAAGACCTTCTCCCGGCCGGACGAGGAGCGCGTGTCCCCGGTGGATGTGCACGCGGTGCTGGACTCCGTGGTGATGATGGCCG
The DNA window shown above is from Corallococcus soli and carries:
- a CDS encoding PAS domain-containing sensor histidine kinase, with translation MMRAESPSMSSGVTSSSSCPDPSPDGVPEPSADAALTQGLAEQGLPVRVAGAEAEAEGWILIERTGAVLAFNTQAAFHFGIPAPARVEHGRLPGCEWVRADGTPLPSHESPLARALAGEQVDASVWEVLRPDGTRAFLRATAVPVKGGDGQVAAALLRTHGVEALPGAVLDASRLLAEAGALLGEAVDAEAQLEPLLKLLVPALGDGALLILKAPGEPVRVVASLHADAGRHALLRELLGRYPPDSSLPGELPEVFVSGAVGRLPILSEEHVAAIARDAEHARLLREVGPHGCLSVPLGARGGMLGALMLLRSNVLRAFDADEERFLSELAHRTALYLENARLLREAREAVRQRDEFLGIASHELKTPLTPLSLKVQLLQKQVVVLAREGRPVPTEKVAETLDVVQRQVRRLSGLVDNLLDVSRITAGRLRLELEELDLASVAAEILYRFAPAAAQHGTELELNAPVPVVGRWDRLRLEQVVTNLVSNALKYGAGHPVVLGVEGHGTLARLTVKDHGIGIAPEDLARIFERFERAVSDRHYGGLGLGLYITRQIVEAFGGKVRATSEPGQGSTFILELPRGDIPEEWLTAHAAPGPTADLEPAPEPEPEPS
- a CDS encoding PAS domain S-box protein; the encoded protein is MQMPFIRPDGTPSERRFRQVIDTLQEVVFQTDTERRWVFLNPAWTEVTGFPVEECLGRSAMDFVHPDDQTRTLEVCSSLLTREREFVQHEVRYLTRDGGFRWVAVFARVTVDEDGALLGMAGTLNDITESKHTSDALARRERYLTALVDMQQRLLSVPPGGDLYGPALAPLGQASGASRVYVFETHLNAQGALMCSQRAEWCAPGVAAELDNALLQELPMRPTLERWVPILERGEVVTGRVATFPACERELLEPQNILTLLVLPLRMQGRLVGFVGFDNCFEAREWDRLEVDLLSAASGAISVALERRESERALRERERRFRQLAENASDVLYLYRREPPRGFSYVSRVARTKLGLGPEAHYADPELWYRQVHPEDRPALERLLESPRSSDGAPVVLRFLLPDGRTLWLEHVVAPVTDASGRVVAVEGLARDITERREVEEALKRSEASLRALMEGFPDAAAIERDGHIVYANAVLVTTLGFERAEELVGRRLSEFLADVPGTGTPPAATAPLTSERRLVLRDGRTRVVELASLPLRFDGQPAVVSIARDVTEQRQLQARLTLADRLASVGTLAAGIAHEINNPLAFVLSNLAFLSDEFRHHLTPSASRGVRPPDVAEWQEVLGEACEGAERVRQIVRQLKTFSRPDEERVSPVDVHAVLDSVVMMAANEIRHRARLRRDFGTVPLVMANEGRLCQVFLNLVVNAAQAIPEGAAHEHEVVVATRAEAGRVVVEVRDTGSGIPLEVMGRIFDPFFTTKPVGVGTGLGLSICHGIISGLGGDISVDSTLGQGSTFRVMLPAPSSTPPSRPAEVAVRRAPAAPRGRVLVVDDEPAVGRVLQRLLRDHDVEVATSGRQALERMAQAPRFDAVLCDVMMPDLAGRDVYEAVRRDHPGLERRFVFVSGGAFSVGAREFLAQIPNPLLEKPFDEARVRGAVEDLVRRGPPEAA